One region of gamma proteobacterium HIMB55 genomic DNA includes:
- a CDS encoding MiaB-like tRNA modifying enzyme YliG, TIGR01125 (PFAM: Radical SAM superfamily; Uncharacterized protein family UPF0004~TIGRFAM: ribosomal protein S12 methylthiotransferase RimO; radical SAM methylthiotransferase, MiaB/RimO family) translates to MSQAQKVGFVSLGCPKALVDSERILTQLRFDGYEVSPSYEDAGVVIVNTCGFIDSAKEESLAAIGEALEENGRVLVTGCMGGGEQADLVLERHPKVLGITGPAAYEEVLSEVRRVLPNAHVPDPKIDLIPAQGVKLTPKHYAYLKISEGCNHRCRFCIIPSLRGDLVSRPIGDVMREAEQLARSGVKELLVISQDTSAYGVDIKYKTDFWDGRPLKSDLYNLASALGELGIWVRMHYVYPYPHVDKVIPLMAEGKVLPYLDIPLQHGSPSVLKRMKRPAASEKTLDRIRSWREICPDITLRSTFIVGFPGETEAEFNELLDFMREASLDRVGCFKYSAVEGATANELDNPVPEEVKEERWHQFMAVQQEISAERLQRKIGAQMDIIVDEVSSDGAVGRTKGDAPEIDGLVYLKNTDGLVPGSVVNRQIVDADDYDLWTD, encoded by the coding sequence ATGTCTCAAGCGCAAAAAGTCGGTTTCGTTTCACTGGGCTGCCCCAAGGCTTTGGTGGATTCAGAACGTATTCTGACGCAGCTCCGATTCGATGGTTACGAAGTCTCACCCTCTTACGAGGACGCGGGTGTTGTTATCGTCAACACCTGCGGCTTTATCGACAGCGCAAAAGAAGAATCGCTAGCTGCAATTGGTGAAGCGCTGGAAGAGAACGGTCGCGTTTTGGTAACTGGCTGTATGGGCGGTGGTGAGCAAGCTGACCTGGTCTTAGAGCGACACCCCAAGGTGCTCGGTATCACAGGACCAGCAGCCTACGAAGAAGTTCTGTCTGAGGTACGGCGAGTGCTGCCGAATGCACACGTGCCTGACCCAAAGATCGATCTCATACCAGCGCAAGGGGTCAAGCTTACCCCCAAGCACTACGCCTATTTAAAAATCTCGGAGGGGTGCAATCATCGCTGCCGGTTTTGCATCATCCCAAGCCTGCGCGGAGATCTCGTAAGCCGCCCGATTGGGGACGTCATGCGCGAAGCCGAGCAACTCGCTCGCTCGGGAGTCAAGGAGTTGCTCGTAATATCGCAGGACACCAGTGCCTACGGCGTCGATATCAAATATAAAACCGACTTCTGGGACGGTCGTCCGCTCAAAAGTGATCTGTATAACCTTGCCTCAGCGCTCGGCGAATTGGGTATTTGGGTTCGTATGCACTACGTCTACCCCTACCCCCACGTTGATAAAGTCATTCCACTCATGGCCGAGGGCAAGGTTCTGCCTTACCTGGATATCCCGCTGCAGCATGGAAGCCCAAGCGTGCTGAAGCGAATGAAGCGACCTGCGGCGTCCGAAAAGACACTAGACCGCATCCGATCTTGGCGCGAAATCTGCCCAGATATCACGCTACGCTCAACGTTTATTGTGGGCTTCCCTGGTGAGACAGAGGCTGAGTTCAATGAACTTCTCGACTTTATGCGCGAGGCCTCACTCGACAGAGTGGGTTGCTTCAAATACTCGGCGGTCGAGGGTGCGACAGCGAATGAGCTGGACAACCCTGTTCCTGAGGAAGTGAAAGAAGAGCGTTGGCATCAGTTCATGGCGGTACAACAGGAAATCAGTGCGGAGCGACTTCAGCGCAAAATAGGCGCTCAAATGGACATCATTGTAGATGAGGTATCCAGCGACGGAGCGGTTGGGCGAACCAAGGGTGATGCGCCCGAGATTGACGGCCTTGTTTACCTTAAAAATACCGATGGCCTTGTACCGGGATCCGTTGTGAATCGACAGATTGTCGATGCAGACGACTACGATTTGTGGACTGACTAA
- a CDS encoding integral membrane protein (PFAM: Integral membrane protein (DUF2244)) yields MITEHFENDERLVIVKPNKSATWRTNLYALIAISIPSLGAAIGFALLGAWPILPFAGAELIGLAAALYYVNWKLEYRQVVTFQAGSVKIEKGYFVPKRTWLWERDDTAVNVIEAKNQWEGPELWLHNKESRTTIGEFLNKEEAEDLLKRLRAELPVRTYGSERKFTL; encoded by the coding sequence TTGATTACTGAACACTTTGAAAATGACGAACGTTTGGTCATCGTCAAACCTAACAAGAGCGCAACATGGCGAACCAATCTCTACGCGTTAATCGCCATTTCGATCCCCTCGCTGGGTGCCGCAATTGGTTTTGCCTTGCTTGGCGCCTGGCCCATATTGCCCTTCGCAGGCGCTGAGCTCATAGGACTTGCGGCGGCGCTCTATTACGTCAATTGGAAGCTCGAATATCGTCAGGTGGTGACGTTTCAAGCAGGCTCCGTAAAAATTGAAAAAGGCTACTTTGTCCCTAAGCGTACTTGGCTTTGGGAGCGAGATGACACTGCCGTCAACGTCATCGAAGCAAAGAACCAATGGGAAGGCCCTGAATTGTGGCTCCATAACAAAGAGAGTCGCACCACCATAGGCGAGTTCCTCAACAAAGAAGAAGCCGAAGACTTACTCAAGCGATTGCGTGCAGAATTACCGGTTCGTACCTACGGTAGCGAACGAAAGTTCACCCTGTGA
- a CDS encoding ribosomal large subunit pseudouridine synthase A (PFAM: RNA pseudouridylate synthase~TIGRFAM: pseudouridine synthase, RluA family) has translation MFSAIAEHLNSELPVTETPTQAGASSPEFDELPPYLVPHSQSPTRIVYEDNDLLIVDKPHHLLSVPGRHPLNHDSLIRRLQPRYPEVNAVHRLDLDTSGIMVVPKHKASLSELARQFQRRQIEKEYTAVLWGELSEDTGAVELPIATDWPNRPKQIICHERGKHALTHFEVLERRDNRTLVKLKPVTGRSHQLRIHMQTLGHPIIGCDMYAHEEALNASPRLLLHATRLKLCAPSTGHWISAFTPIPFGL, from the coding sequence GTGTTCAGCGCTATTGCAGAGCACTTGAACTCCGAGCTACCGGTGACTGAGACACCGACCCAAGCTGGCGCTAGCAGTCCCGAATTCGACGAGTTGCCGCCCTACCTTGTTCCTCACAGCCAGTCGCCCACTCGGATTGTCTACGAGGACAATGACCTTCTCATTGTCGATAAGCCTCACCACTTATTGAGCGTACCCGGCCGACATCCGCTCAATCACGACAGTCTTATTCGACGTCTTCAGCCGCGTTACCCCGAGGTAAACGCGGTGCATCGGCTCGATCTCGATACCTCAGGTATCATGGTGGTTCCCAAGCACAAGGCGAGCCTGTCGGAGCTGGCCCGACAATTTCAACGCCGCCAGATCGAAAAAGAGTACACGGCCGTTTTGTGGGGAGAACTGTCTGAAGACACTGGCGCGGTCGAACTCCCTATCGCAACAGACTGGCCAAACCGACCGAAGCAGATCATTTGCCATGAGCGCGGCAAACATGCGCTCACCCACTTCGAGGTACTTGAGCGCCGGGACAACCGTACACTGGTAAAACTCAAACCCGTGACGGGGCGCTCACATCAACTTCGTATCCATATGCAGACGTTGGGTCATCCAATCATTGGCTGCGATATGTACGCACACGAGGAAGCACTGAACGCTTCACCTCGATTATTACTGCACGCCACTCGACTAAAGCTGTGCGCACCGTCTACAGGGCATTGGATTTCAGCATTTACACCGATACCGTTCGGTCTCTAA
- a CDS encoding pyridoxine 5'-phosphate synthase (PFAM: Pyridoxal phosphate biosynthesis protein PdxJ~TIGRFAM: pyridoxine 5'-phosphate synthase): MTILSVNLNKVALVRNSRDTTSPSPVEFAAIAVAAGAEGITVHPRPDQRHIRASDCHELADAVTVEFNIEGNPFAPPMPSGRENVSDYPGFMSLVEATRPAQVTLVPDGDAQLTSDHGFDLRQDSERLKPIIEQLKAWDCRVSVFMDPEPEQMALAAAIGADRIELYTEAYAVAHARGNFESTLAAFIDTAVAANEVGLGVNAGHDLNLDNLPDFKIPHLLEVSIGHALTVDALRYGFTESVQRYCRALELRATGD; the protein is encoded by the coding sequence ATGACAATTCTTAGCGTCAATCTCAACAAGGTCGCCCTGGTCCGTAACTCTCGCGACACCACATCGCCCTCGCCGGTGGAATTCGCAGCCATCGCTGTGGCCGCAGGCGCCGAGGGCATCACTGTGCACCCAAGGCCTGATCAGCGTCATATTCGAGCCTCTGATTGCCATGAACTCGCCGACGCAGTAACCGTGGAATTCAACATTGAGGGCAACCCCTTTGCGCCCCCTATGCCTAGTGGACGAGAAAACGTCTCTGATTATCCGGGGTTTATGTCGCTCGTAGAGGCGACGCGGCCCGCTCAGGTAACACTTGTTCCCGATGGTGATGCACAACTTACATCCGACCATGGTTTTGATTTGCGGCAGGACAGCGAGCGCCTGAAACCGATCATCGAACAGCTCAAAGCATGGGACTGCCGTGTGAGCGTCTTCATGGATCCAGAACCCGAGCAGATGGCACTGGCCGCTGCGATTGGCGCTGATCGGATCGAGCTTTATACCGAGGCGTACGCGGTAGCCCACGCTCGTGGTAATTTCGAATCAACATTAGCGGCGTTTATCGATACGGCGGTTGCCGCTAACGAGGTAGGTCTGGGCGTGAACGCTGGGCACGACCTTAACCTCGACAATCTGCCTGATTTCAAAATTCCCCATCTGCTTGAGGTGTCAATTGGCCATGCGCTAACAGTAGACGCCCTGCGCTATGGATTTACAGAGAGTGTTCAGCGCTATTGCAGAGCACTTGAACTCCGAGCTACCGGTGACTGA
- a CDS encoding peptidyl-prolyl cis-trans isomerase (rotamase) - cyclophilin family (PFAM: Cyclophilin type peptidyl-prolyl cis-trans isomerase/CLD), whose product MFSLKQTILSFIAAAFITIAGAASAENPIVKLETNVGDITVLLYADKAPKTVENFLEHVDDGFYKHTIFHRVIDNFMVQGGGFDVDLKQKDSGRTVVNESKNRLHNDRGTLAMARTSDPDSAGSQFFINQRNNPRLDWTPFKPGYTVFGEVISGMRIVDFMASTPTGKALGSTDKGKMPLQNVPLDPIVLLRVTRVSK is encoded by the coding sequence GTGTTTTCCCTGAAGCAAACCATTTTGAGTTTTATCGCGGCCGCCTTTATCACAATCGCTGGCGCGGCCTCGGCGGAAAACCCTATCGTCAAGCTAGAGACCAATGTGGGAGACATTACGGTTTTGCTTTACGCAGATAAGGCACCCAAGACGGTTGAGAACTTCCTTGAGCACGTGGACGACGGCTTTTACAAACACACCATATTTCACCGTGTGATCGACAACTTTATGGTTCAGGGTGGTGGCTTCGACGTGGATTTAAAGCAAAAAGACTCAGGCCGAACCGTGGTCAACGAATCGAAAAACCGTCTCCACAATGATCGCGGCACGCTTGCAATGGCACGCACCAGTGACCCCGACTCTGCGGGCAGCCAGTTCTTTATTAATCAGCGCAATAACCCGCGCCTCGACTGGACGCCTTTCAAACCTGGATACACGGTGTTTGGTGAGGTCATTAGTGGCATGCGTATTGTCGACTTCATGGCCTCGACGCCTACAGGGAAGGCGCTGGGCTCCACCGATAAGGGGAAGATGCCGCTCCAAAACGTGCCCTTGGACCCAATCGTACTGCTCCGTGTCACGCGCGTATCCAAATGA
- a CDS encoding SH3 domain protein (PFAM: Bacterial SH3 domain), whose amino-acid sequence MNKQITWIVALAVMLSTATTLAQQEETPEVSDTKDIVESLSADSEPKTGEIRYVTDLIYTPIRTGPGGDYRIVNKGLPSGTQITYFGTTEDGVWAEVETRGGTRGYLRAQYLQVEAPRANQVNALEDELESAQARVSDLEAQLDASLDELTSSNEDRGTTAKDLEATQQELAEIKRISANAIQLDRLTNELTSKLEDANARNDLLKLENARLEDRVESREFRNGIAAVLLGIIIAVVIPRLTVKRRRNDGWR is encoded by the coding sequence ATGAACAAGCAAATAACATGGATCGTAGCCTTAGCTGTCATGCTTTCTACAGCTACGACGCTAGCACAACAGGAAGAAACACCGGAAGTTTCAGACACTAAGGACATAGTCGAATCACTGAGTGCTGACAGCGAACCCAAGACGGGTGAAATCCGCTACGTCACCGACCTTATTTACACCCCAATACGAACAGGCCCGGGAGGCGACTACCGTATTGTCAATAAAGGCCTGCCCTCAGGAACCCAGATCACCTATTTCGGCACCACGGAAGATGGCGTTTGGGCAGAGGTAGAGACACGGGGTGGCACGCGCGGTTATCTGCGAGCTCAGTATCTACAGGTTGAAGCTCCCCGAGCAAACCAAGTCAATGCGCTCGAAGACGAGCTCGAAAGCGCACAAGCGCGGGTATCGGACCTTGAGGCGCAACTCGATGCGTCCTTGGATGAGCTGACGTCATCCAACGAAGACAGGGGCACCACAGCAAAAGACCTCGAGGCTACACAGCAAGAACTTGCGGAAATAAAGCGCATCTCAGCGAACGCCATACAACTCGATCGCCTGACCAACGAGCTGACATCCAAGCTGGAGGATGCCAACGCGCGCAACGATCTATTGAAGCTAGAGAACGCCCGTTTAGAAGATCGCGTTGAGAGCCGGGAGTTTCGCAACGGTATCGCCGCAGTTCTGTTAGGCATCATCATTGCCGTTGTTATTCCGCGATTAACAGTGAAACGCAGACGAAATGATGGCTGGCGCTAG
- a CDS encoding Intracellular septation protein A (PFAM: Intracellular septation protein A~TIGRFAM: intracellular septation protein A): MKQALEFFPLVVFVAVFNLSGKTLTLGEYAYTFDSIYSATIALVVATLMQVIIVKIVWGKVEKRLLVVAAAVALFGGATVVLRDPVFIFWKPTVFNWGLAGIYVVWHLVRKRCFFQELLPDEIEMPQHAWNKVTLVSTLHFFMVGAVNLYVAYNYSMATWVSFKLWSAFLFTILWAVIIGVIMGPYLKEADLNESEDPHESQAKSAATSANDETTRTF, encoded by the coding sequence ATGAAGCAAGCCTTAGAATTCTTTCCATTAGTAGTATTTGTCGCAGTATTCAATCTGTCAGGTAAAACGCTGACTTTAGGAGAGTACGCCTACACCTTCGATAGCATCTACTCGGCCACTATCGCTTTAGTTGTTGCGACTCTGATGCAGGTGATTATCGTCAAAATAGTATGGGGCAAGGTTGAGAAGCGCTTACTCGTTGTTGCTGCTGCCGTAGCGCTCTTCGGCGGTGCTACCGTCGTGTTGAGAGACCCCGTATTTATCTTTTGGAAACCCACGGTATTTAATTGGGGGCTCGCAGGGATATACGTTGTTTGGCATTTGGTTCGCAAGCGCTGCTTCTTCCAAGAACTACTCCCGGATGAAATTGAAATGCCACAGCATGCTTGGAATAAAGTCACCCTCGTTTCAACACTGCACTTTTTCATGGTTGGTGCGGTGAATCTTTATGTTGCCTACAACTATTCCATGGCCACGTGGGTTTCATTCAAACTCTGGTCAGCATTTTTATTCACCATCCTGTGGGCGGTCATCATTGGGGTTATCATGGGACCGTATTTGAAAGAAGCCGATTTAAACGAATCTGAGGATCCACACGAATCTCAAGCTAAGAGCGCTGCGACAAGCGCCAATGACGAGACCACAAGAACTTTTTGA
- a CDS encoding putative metal-dependent phosphoesterase, PHP family (PFAM: PHP domain), producing MYLPTTKVISLVIVIVDFHTHSLASDGALEPSDLLLKAKEAGVSRFAITDHDTLAGYLSVKGSQAARDVGLVSGVELSCRWAKTTIHVVGLGFDDSAAEIIDMVTSLSDARIERAKTIAHRLENAGFSGALDGALKVANGSQIGRPHFAQWMLDAGHVASLTEAFDKYLGAGKVGDVKAFWPAMAEVVRAITASGGVAVLAHPLKYRLTGMKLRALINDFKAEGGTCLEILNGRQPEVDMKRLSQMAQSSDLLVSAGSDFHRSFEYGPTLGVDADRLAAGQYVWNERALNGSVGSTDRAVSNGIAGSSKTVESTTGADAPGSRG from the coding sequence GTGTATTTACCCACCACCAAGGTTATTAGTTTAGTAATTGTGATCGTTGACTTCCACACACATTCTCTGGCGTCGGATGGTGCTCTGGAGCCTAGTGACTTGCTGTTAAAGGCTAAGGAGGCGGGCGTTTCGCGTTTTGCGATTACCGACCATGACACCTTGGCCGGTTATTTATCGGTAAAAGGCTCTCAGGCGGCTCGGGACGTTGGCTTGGTATCGGGTGTGGAATTGTCATGTCGTTGGGCGAAGACAACGATTCACGTCGTTGGTCTGGGTTTCGATGATTCTGCCGCTGAGATAATCGATATGGTGACGTCGTTGTCAGACGCACGTATCGAGCGCGCGAAGACGATTGCACACCGCCTCGAAAATGCCGGATTCTCTGGCGCCTTGGACGGAGCGCTGAAGGTGGCCAATGGGAGTCAAATCGGTCGTCCACATTTCGCGCAATGGATGCTGGATGCGGGGCACGTTGCGTCGTTGACTGAGGCATTCGATAAGTATTTGGGCGCAGGTAAAGTGGGTGATGTAAAGGCGTTTTGGCCCGCGATGGCGGAGGTTGTTCGCGCCATTACCGCCTCAGGAGGTGTTGCTGTGCTTGCGCACCCCCTGAAGTACAGACTCACCGGAATGAAACTTCGCGCATTAATCAATGATTTCAAGGCGGAAGGCGGCACCTGTTTGGAGATCTTGAACGGTCGCCAGCCCGAGGTGGACATGAAACGCTTGTCTCAGATGGCACAGTCCTCAGATTTGCTTGTCTCAGCAGGCTCGGATTTTCATCGAAGCTTCGAGTATGGCCCGACTTTAGGTGTTGATGCGGACAGACTGGCAGCGGGACAATACGTCTGGAATGAGCGTGCTTTAAACGGAAGCGTCGGGAGCACCGACCGCGCAGTGAGCAACGGCATCGCGGGAAGTTCCAAAACTGTAGAGAGCACAACGGGGGCAGATGCGCCCGGATCGCGTGGATAG
- a CDS encoding Sua5/YciO/YrdC/YwlC family protein (PFAM: yrdC domain~TIGRFAM: Sua5/YciO/YrdC/YwlC family protein): MSQFFSIHPETPQSRLINQAVDILSEGGVIAYPTDSAYALGCRLDNKAGAERIRQIRKLAEDHNFTLMCQDLSELSRYARVDNAAYRLIKHATPGPYTFIFEASKEVPRRLMSPKRKTIGLRVPDNAIAQSLLSQLGEPLMSVTLLLPGDDYPLSDPYDIRTTLERDVDLVIDGGYCGLEPTTVVDMSGEEIELLRQGLGASDAFV; encoded by the coding sequence ATGAGTCAATTTTTCAGCATTCACCCCGAGACGCCGCAGAGTCGCCTGATTAATCAGGCCGTCGATATTCTCTCAGAAGGTGGTGTGATTGCTTATCCCACCGACTCCGCATACGCGTTGGGGTGCCGTTTAGACAATAAAGCGGGTGCCGAGCGTATCCGTCAGATTCGGAAGTTGGCGGAGGACCATAACTTCACGCTCATGTGTCAGGACTTATCGGAACTCTCGCGGTATGCCCGCGTGGATAACGCAGCGTATCGCTTAATCAAGCACGCGACGCCCGGGCCCTACACCTTCATTTTTGAGGCGAGTAAGGAGGTTCCCCGTCGGTTGATGAGTCCAAAGCGAAAAACTATTGGTCTGCGTGTGCCTGATAATGCGATCGCGCAATCGCTCCTGAGCCAGCTGGGGGAGCCACTGATGTCGGTCACGCTGCTGCTCCCAGGTGATGACTATCCGCTCAGTGATCCGTACGATATACGCACAACGCTCGAGCGTGATGTTGATCTCGTGATTGACGGTGGCTATTGCGGTTTGGAACCGACGACGGTCGTTGATATGAGCGGTGAAGAGATTGAGTTGCTTCGCCAAGGTTTAGGTGCGTCGGACGCCTTTGTATAA
- a CDS encoding hypothetical protein (PFAM: ScpA/B protein), whose product MNDTTDTTPTPDSADGAAMAVEQSTSGDADASRDSSAETAPVASLRASSAVEKRMGQPQQGEMPFAVVLGEALTELPKDLYIPPRALEVFLEAFEGPLDLLLYLIRRQNLDILDIDVAVITEQYMQYVELMDAVQFELAAEYLLMAAMLAEIKSRMLLPRSTDADEEEEDPRATLVRRLQEYERFKKAAEDMAELPRVERDTWVGSAEPPVMERTKPLPEVNLQDLVIAFSEVLKRADLYESHQIKRESLSTRERMADVLQALQAEEFCSFESLFNVEEGRLGVVVTFLAILELIKESLVDIVQSGEFAPIHIKARSE is encoded by the coding sequence TTGAACGACACGACAGACACAACACCTACACCTGACAGCGCTGATGGTGCTGCTATGGCCGTCGAGCAATCGACGTCGGGTGATGCTGATGCGTCGCGGGATTCGTCCGCTGAAACAGCGCCTGTTGCCTCTCTGCGAGCCTCCAGCGCCGTAGAAAAGCGCATGGGGCAGCCGCAGCAGGGTGAGATGCCTTTCGCAGTCGTTTTGGGTGAGGCGCTTACAGAGCTGCCTAAGGATCTCTATATACCGCCGCGAGCCCTTGAAGTATTTCTCGAGGCGTTTGAAGGACCCCTAGATCTGCTCCTGTACCTCATCCGCAGGCAAAATCTCGATATCTTAGACATCGATGTGGCCGTGATCACCGAGCAGTACATGCAATACGTAGAGCTCATGGACGCTGTTCAGTTCGAGTTGGCTGCCGAATACCTGCTCATGGCCGCGATGCTGGCCGAGATCAAATCGCGCATGTTGTTGCCACGCTCAACCGATGCAGATGAAGAGGAAGAAGACCCTCGTGCCACGCTCGTCCGCAGGCTTCAAGAATATGAGCGCTTCAAAAAGGCCGCAGAGGACATGGCGGAGTTGCCTCGTGTAGAGCGCGACACTTGGGTGGGATCTGCAGAGCCCCCGGTGATGGAGCGAACCAAGCCGCTTCCCGAGGTGAATTTACAAGACCTCGTGATTGCATTCTCAGAGGTGTTGAAGCGAGCAGACCTTTACGAAAGTCACCAGATAAAACGCGAGTCACTCTCTACGCGTGAGCGCATGGCGGACGTGCTTCAGGCCTTACAAGCCGAGGAGTTTTGCTCGTTTGAATCGCTGTTTAACGTCGAAGAGGGGCGTCTCGGCGTGGTTGTGACCTTTTTAGCGATTTTGGAGTTGATTAAAGAGTCTTTGGTGGACATTGTGCAGTCGGGCGAGTTTGCCCCCATACACATCAAAGCGCGGAGCGAGTAG
- a CDS encoding condensin subunit ScpB (PFAM: Putative transcriptional regulators (Ypuh-like)~TIGRFAM: segregation and condensation protein B), giving the protein MGDHDLVEILEGALLAAGEPLSKKQLAQLFDELERPSTADITEALQTVSERCEGRGFELAEVASGFRFQVRQHLSPWVSKLWVERPVRYSRALLETLSLIAYRQPITRGEIEDIRGVAVSSNIMKSLLEREWVKVVGHRDVPGKPAMYATTREFLDYFNLKTLDQLPPLADVKDLETMTSALPLEEFHDARGDDTEAEGAQSDERAESVEGDSGFEAREDGELETSVALNQGIAVEALDDDAEVDSQ; this is encoded by the coding sequence ATGGGCGATCATGATTTAGTCGAAATTCTTGAGGGCGCTTTGCTTGCGGCTGGAGAGCCGTTGTCGAAGAAGCAGTTGGCGCAGCTGTTTGACGAGCTCGAGCGACCTTCCACAGCTGACATAACCGAAGCACTCCAGACGGTTTCAGAGCGATGTGAAGGTAGAGGGTTCGAGTTGGCTGAGGTGGCCAGCGGTTTTCGCTTTCAGGTGCGGCAGCACCTGTCACCGTGGGTCAGTAAGTTATGGGTAGAGCGTCCAGTACGCTATTCACGTGCGCTTTTGGAGACGCTGTCGCTCATCGCTTATCGTCAGCCGATAACCCGTGGCGAGATTGAAGATATCCGCGGCGTGGCTGTATCCAGCAATATTATGAAGAGTTTGCTCGAGCGCGAGTGGGTCAAGGTGGTGGGACATCGAGATGTACCTGGAAAGCCCGCAATGTATGCGACTACCAGAGAGTTCCTTGACTACTTCAACCTCAAGACACTGGATCAACTGCCTCCCTTGGCCGATGTAAAGGACCTAGAGACGATGACCAGCGCGTTGCCGCTGGAAGAATTTCACGATGCCCGAGGCGACGACACAGAGGCAGAGGGTGCGCAGAGTGATGAGCGCGCGGAGAGTGTCGAGGGTGATAGTGGTTTTGAAGCCAGAGAAGATGGTGAGCTAGAGACGTCAGTCGCCCTAAATCAGGGTATCGCTGTTGAAGCCTTAGACGACGATGCCGAGGTGGACTCACAGTGA
- a CDS encoding pseudouridine synthase family protein (PFAM: RNA pseudouridylate synthase; S4 domain~TIGRFAM: pseudouridine synthase), whose amino-acid sequence MSDSERKAEKVIVGDVAVKPDGEKLQKVLARMGYGSRRRLEESIDAGDVTVNGKTAKLGDRVVAGDKIKFKGKPVSNDEVIDNRILLYHKPVGEVCSRKDPEGRATVFDGLPRLKTGRWVSVGRLDYNTSGLLLLTTDGDLANALMHPSTRVEREYLCRVMGRVDKPMLDRLKAGVELDDGPARFTDIQEGGGDDDSINQFFYVVLSEGRNREVRRLWESQGATVSRLKRVRYGDVFIPSKLKKGQWMELKQRDADVVYTMANMEPQPVYKPSKKAAEKRERQSRKSGKHINKR is encoded by the coding sequence GTGAGTGATTCAGAGCGTAAAGCCGAAAAAGTCATCGTAGGTGATGTTGCGGTGAAGCCAGACGGCGAAAAGCTTCAGAAGGTACTCGCCCGCATGGGGTATGGCTCAAGAAGACGGCTTGAGGAAAGCATCGACGCGGGTGACGTCACCGTTAATGGCAAGACCGCAAAGCTGGGTGACCGCGTAGTCGCTGGCGACAAAATCAAATTCAAAGGTAAGCCCGTTTCTAATGACGAGGTTATCGACAATCGTATTTTGCTCTATCACAAGCCTGTGGGTGAGGTGTGCTCGCGCAAAGACCCTGAGGGCCGTGCAACGGTTTTCGACGGTCTGCCACGACTTAAGACGGGCCGCTGGGTGTCTGTAGGACGACTCGATTACAACACCTCAGGTTTATTACTACTGACTACCGACGGTGACTTAGCGAACGCGCTTATGCATCCGTCTACGCGGGTTGAGCGCGAGTACCTATGCCGGGTCATGGGACGGGTCGATAAGCCTATGTTGGATCGGCTCAAGGCCGGCGTCGAACTCGACGATGGACCTGCTCGATTCACCGATATCCAAGAAGGCGGTGGCGACGACGACAGTATTAATCAGTTTTTTTATGTGGTGCTTTCTGAGGGGCGTAATCGTGAAGTGAGGCGGCTCTGGGAATCTCAGGGCGCAACGGTCTCCAGATTGAAGCGTGTCCGCTATGGCGACGTTTTTATTCCGTCAAAGCTCAAAAAGGGGCAGTGGATGGAGCTAAAGCAACGCGATGCTGACGTTGTTTACACCATGGCGAATATGGAGCCACAACCGGTGTACAAGCCCTCGAAGAAAGCGGCTGAAAAGCGTGAGCGACAGTCACGAAAAAGTGGCAAGCACATTAATAAGCGCTGA